In Metopolophium dirhodum isolate CAU chromosome 5, ASM1992520v1, whole genome shotgun sequence, the sequence CCTAACGTTATCGTCGCGGATAATGTTCAACGCGCGACCGTTCCGTTATCTGTGTACCGCCGGCGGTCTCTTCCCCGCCGCATGCTAGTCCGACGCAGTACTTTTCAGTCGCAGTCGCTGTCGCAAGTCGAAAAGTCGCCGGTCCTCAGCCgtcttgacaaaatatatcgCTCGTTTTGTCGTCTGTTTGTCCGGTATATGTGCGAACCGGTGTTCGACTACACCGATATATTTTCACTGCTGATATCGTAAAAATGTGTCGACAGATCATGATCAGACCTCAAGATCGACTATTCCAACATATTCTTTGGCGTGATTCACCCGATGAAGAAATAAAGGAGTTCGAATTACTGACGGTGACATATGGGGTTAGTTCCGCCCCATATTTGGCCATTCGATGTCTTCATGAGCTGGATACACAAGAAGGTCATCGATTTCAACTTACAAAGGGAATCCTTACAGACGCCACGTATGTGGATGACTTAGTCGTTGGTGCTGATTCTGAAGAGCAATTATTGTCACTCCAGAAACAACTTGTTGCCCTTCTGCGTTCCGGTGGGTGTGAATTGAAAAAATGGACGAGCAACTGTCCTCTGATACTGCAGCAAGTGCCACAGGAGGACTGTGCTCAGCAGACGTCATTCGATCCAAAAGAGGATCAGGCTATCAAGGTTCTCGGTCTATACTGGGATACTGATTCTGACTACTTCGCTTATCATACTCGCACTCCGGAACCTCAACTATCAAAGCGGAAGGTACTATCCGTTATCGCTCGATTATTTGATCCAATCGGTGCCTTGGGCCCAATGCTTATGTGGGCAAAGGGGTTCATGCAGAAGCTTTGGCATGACCAACTCGACTGGGACACTCCACTACCCGAGAGTCTAAGCACGGCTTGGAACCAGTTTCTGCCGGAGTTACCCAACCATACATCAAGTCTTTCTGCCTCGTTATATCAATGTTCAGTCCTACTCTGATATCCAGCTTCTCGGATTTGCAGACGCATCATTGAAGGGCTACGCCGCTACTATTTATCTACGTGTTGTCCACACCTCTGGAAATGTGTCCGTTCATTTTGTGTCTTGCAAGACAAAGGTCGCTCCAATTAAAACTTCTCAGCTAGATGAATCATCCATACCTCGTTTAGAACTATGTGCTGCGTTGTTATTGGCCCAATCACTGTTTCACATCCAAGAAGTTCTCTCAACATCAATCAAGATCTCTCAAGTACGTGCGTGGACGGATTCAACAATTGTCCTTTCGTGGTTGTCGtctgaacaaaaatattttaagatattcgTCACACATCGCGTTGTAAAGATTCATGCACTGGTTCCTAAGTGTCACTGGGGTCACGTTCGTACACATGAAAACCCTGCCGACCCGGCGTCACGAGGACTCCTGCCCGCAACCATGGCATCGTCATCACTACATTGGAATGGACCAGAATTTTTAACATGTACTGAAGAATACTGGCCAACGTCAACATTCACTCCAATGCCCCTAGATGATTTGCCAGAGACCAAAGCCGATACCACAATCGTTCTACAAGTCACTAAAATTCATCCGTCTATTGAGCCTATTCACCGGTTTTCATCTTTGATTAAAATGCAACGAGTTTTGGCTTATTGTCTCCGCTTTAGTTCTCGATCTAGACATCGATCTGTATTAGCTGGACCGCTCACTAGAGCAGAGTTGAACAACGTCTTAATCATTGCCATTAAGGAGACGCAAAGGGTATATTTTTCTGACTTGTGGAAGCAGCTGACTACATCGCAGATGATAACTCCCGCTTCGCTGGCTCAACTTGCCCCATTTGTTGATAATGACGGACTTATTCGTGTTGGAGGTCGTCTTCGATATTCAGCGT encodes:
- the LOC132945610 gene encoding uncharacterized protein LOC132945610; the encoded protein is MCRQIMIRPQDRLFQHILWRDSPDEEIKEFELLTVTYGVSSAPYLAIRCLHELDTQEGHRFQLTKGILTDATYVDDLVVGADSEEQLLSLQKQLVALLRSGGCELKKWTSNCPLILQQVPQEDCAQQTSFDPKEDQAIKVLGLYWDTDSDYFAYHTRTPEPQLSKRKVLSVIARLFDPIGALGPMLMWAKGFMQKLWHDQLDWDTPLPESLSTAWNQFLPELPNHTSNASLKGYAATIYLRVVHTSGNVSVHFVSCKTKVAPIKTSQLDESSIPRLELCAALLLAQSLFHIQEVLSTSIKISQIHALVPKCHWGHVRTHENPADPASRGLLPATMASSSLHWNGPEFLTCTEEYWPTSTFTPMPLDDLPETKADTTIVLQVTKIHPSIEPIHRFSSLIKMQRVLAYCLRFSSRSRHRSVLAGPLTRAELNNVLIIAIKETQRVYFSDLWKQLTTSQMITPASLAQLAPFVDNDGLIRVGGRLRYSALTEDAKHPILLPHSAHVTKLLIRHYH